A single region of the Polymorphum gilvum SL003B-26A1 genome encodes:
- the ubiU gene encoding ubiquinone anaerobic biosynthesis protein UbiU has translation MNAATRSAPAQRHPLELVCPAGTPAALRAAVDAGAHAIYCGFNDETNARNFPGLNFSGPELAAGIDYAHRHGAKVLVAINTFARPGALDIWQKAVDTAAGAGADAVIAADLAVLDHAARRHPGLRLHLSVQAAANTPEAIRFYAEAFGVRRVVLPRVLSVEEIARLNREIDVETEVFVFGGLCVMTEGRCALSSYATGKSPNLTGVCSPPSHVAYEEAADGSLLAHLGGFTIDRFAAGEPAGYPTLCKGQFAATGKTGYLFEDPVSLNAATLLPALQAAGVTALKIEGRQRGKAYVASVVRAFRRAVDALAQGNQVTDLSAELAALAEGGRQTTGAYRKTWR, from the coding sequence ATGAACGCCGCGACACGCTCCGCTCCCGCCCAACGGCATCCCCTCGAGCTGGTCTGCCCCGCCGGCACGCCGGCGGCCCTGCGGGCTGCCGTCGATGCGGGCGCCCATGCCATTTATTGCGGCTTCAACGACGAGACCAACGCCCGCAACTTCCCCGGCCTCAATTTCTCGGGCCCGGAACTCGCCGCCGGCATAGACTACGCCCACCGGCACGGCGCGAAGGTGCTGGTCGCCATCAACACATTCGCCCGGCCCGGAGCCCTGGACATCTGGCAGAAGGCCGTCGACACCGCCGCCGGCGCCGGTGCGGATGCGGTCATCGCCGCCGACCTCGCAGTGCTCGACCATGCGGCACGCCGCCATCCCGGCCTGCGGCTGCACCTGTCGGTTCAGGCGGCTGCCAATACGCCCGAAGCGATCCGTTTCTACGCCGAGGCCTTCGGCGTCCGGCGCGTGGTGCTGCCGCGGGTGCTGTCGGTGGAGGAGATCGCCCGGCTGAACCGCGAGATCGACGTCGAGACCGAGGTCTTCGTCTTCGGCGGGCTGTGCGTCATGACGGAAGGCCGCTGCGCGCTGTCCTCCTATGCCACCGGAAAGTCGCCTAACCTGACCGGCGTCTGTTCGCCGCCCAGCCACGTCGCCTATGAGGAGGCCGCGGACGGATCCCTGCTTGCCCACCTCGGCGGCTTCACCATCGACCGCTTCGCCGCCGGCGAGCCGGCCGGCTATCCGACCCTGTGCAAGGGCCAGTTCGCCGCCACGGGCAAGACGGGCTACCTGTTCGAGGACCCGGTCAGCCTGAACGCCGCCACCCTGCTGCCGGCCCTGCAGGCGGCTGGCGTCACCGCCCTGAAGATCGAGGGCCGCCAGCGCGGCAAGGCCTACGTTGCCAGCGTCGTGCGCGCCTTCCGCCGAGCCGTCGATGCGCTGGCGCAGGGAAACCAGGTGACGGACCTTTCGGCCGAACTCGCTGCACTCGCCGAAGGCGGCCGGCAGACCACCGGCGCCTACCGGAAGACCTGGCGCTGA
- the ubiT gene encoding ubiquinone anaerobic biosynthesis accessory factor UbiT codes for MIRHRSRGELPPLVALLMKPLPHWPLELALTRLVRQFVQRRPDLIARLGATAQVPIAVSPSDLPVAFVVRLGGRQSRIDVVNRDRIEGAAARIEGPLLILLGLFDGSYDGDAAFFARDITIEGQTEHVLALRNTLEEADLTPAEFVGLNGPVAEIVNRRTAQALDLARRLVGAPAVEQRSRAGAVR; via the coding sequence ATGATACGCCACAGATCCCGCGGAGAACTCCCGCCGCTCGTCGCCCTGTTGATGAAACCCCTGCCACACTGGCCGCTGGAACTGGCCCTGACCCGCCTCGTGCGGCAATTCGTCCAGCGCCGTCCGGATCTCATCGCGCGACTGGGGGCGACCGCGCAGGTGCCGATCGCCGTGTCTCCTTCCGATCTTCCGGTCGCCTTCGTCGTCCGCCTCGGCGGCCGGCAGTCGCGCATAGACGTCGTCAACAGAGACCGGATCGAAGGAGCGGCGGCCCGCATCGAAGGCCCGTTGCTCATCCTGCTCGGCCTGTTCGACGGCAGCTACGACGGCGACGCCGCCTTCTTCGCCCGCGACATCACCATCGAGGGCCAGACCGAGCACGTTCTGGCGCTGCGCAACACGCTGGAGGAAGCGGACCTGACGCCCGCCGAATTCGTTGGCCTGAACGGCCCCGTGGCCGAGATCGTGAACCGGCGGACGGCGCAGGCGCTCGACCTCGCCCGCCGGCTGGTCGGGGCGCCCGCCGTCGAGCAGCGCTCGCGCGCAGGGGCCGTGCGATGA
- a CDS encoding UbiD family decarboxylase, which produces MHLRSLPAFPDLPAYLAHLDGRGEVTRIAAQVSVRLEATEIHRRVIASAGPVLHFERPVDAAGKAFAMPLLANLFGTRTRVAAGLGIEPGDLGRFGTFLAALRAPEPPASLGDLKALLPVARAGLAARPKTVVRPPDLRAAPVDLSALPVQTCWPGDAGPLITWGMVVTRPPGPDDPRRYNLGIYRMQVLGPDRAILRWLPMRGGAQHHREWAALGEPMPVAVVIGCDPATLLSAVIPAPEGVGELALAGIVNGRRSRVMPCRTIGLHVPDSAEIVLEGLVQPGLVALEGPFGDHTGYYNDPDLYPVLRLSAIDIRDGAAYLSTFTGRAPDEPSVIGAAMTDVFAPLLRQAVPEILDVHLPPETCSYRMAVLQVDKRYPGQARRAMLAFWSLLPQFSMTKYVIVVDRDIDIRSWPDVMWAVATRADPERDLVVLARTPVDQLDFASPLVGLGGKLGIDATVKIGTETARAYAQRLAMPRDVVARVDRRWDELFTESAVLRAQEEPA; this is translated from the coding sequence ATGCATCTGCGCTCCCTGCCAGCCTTTCCGGACCTGCCGGCCTATCTCGCCCACCTCGACGGGCGCGGCGAGGTGACGCGGATCGCAGCGCAGGTCTCTGTCCGTCTTGAGGCGACGGAGATACACCGTCGGGTGATCGCGTCCGCCGGTCCGGTCCTGCATTTTGAACGGCCCGTCGATGCCGCCGGCAAGGCGTTCGCCATGCCGCTGCTGGCCAACCTGTTCGGCACGCGCACGCGTGTGGCTGCCGGGCTCGGTATCGAGCCCGGCGATCTGGGGCGGTTCGGCACCTTTCTTGCCGCGCTGCGCGCGCCCGAGCCGCCGGCATCCCTCGGCGATCTGAAGGCGCTGCTGCCGGTCGCCCGGGCCGGGCTGGCGGCCCGACCGAAGACGGTTGTCCGTCCGCCCGATCTGCGCGCCGCACCGGTCGACCTGTCCGCGCTGCCGGTGCAGACCTGCTGGCCGGGCGATGCCGGTCCTCTGATCACCTGGGGCATGGTCGTCACCCGTCCGCCTGGGCCGGATGACCCGAGACGCTACAATCTCGGCATCTACCGCATGCAGGTGCTCGGTCCCGACCGCGCCATCCTGCGCTGGCTGCCGATGCGGGGCGGCGCGCAGCACCATCGCGAGTGGGCGGCCCTGGGTGAGCCGATGCCTGTTGCGGTGGTCATCGGTTGCGATCCGGCGACCCTCCTGTCGGCCGTGATTCCGGCGCCAGAAGGCGTCGGCGAACTGGCGCTTGCCGGCATTGTCAATGGCCGGCGCAGCCGCGTTATGCCCTGCCGCACGATCGGTCTGCATGTGCCGGACAGCGCGGAGATCGTGCTCGAAGGCCTGGTGCAGCCCGGTCTGGTCGCGCTGGAAGGGCCGTTCGGCGATCACACCGGCTATTACAACGATCCGGATCTCTATCCCGTGCTCCGGCTGTCGGCGATCGACATCCGTGACGGCGCGGCCTACCTGTCAACCTTCACCGGCCGCGCGCCGGACGAGCCGTCGGTCATCGGCGCGGCGATGACCGATGTCTTCGCGCCTCTGCTGCGCCAGGCGGTGCCCGAAATCCTTGATGTCCACCTGCCGCCGGAGACCTGCTCCTACCGAATGGCGGTGCTGCAGGTCGACAAGCGCTATCCGGGCCAGGCACGACGCGCGATGCTGGCCTTCTGGTCGCTGCTGCCGCAATTCTCGATGACCAAGTACGTCATCGTCGTCGATCGCGACATCGACATCCGCTCCTGGCCTGACGTCATGTGGGCGGTGGCGACGCGGGCGGACCCGGAGCGGGATCTCGTCGTGCTGGCGCGCACGCCGGTCGATCAGCTCGATTTCGCCAGCCCGCTCGTCGGGCTCGGCGGCAAGCTCGGCATCGACGCGACCGTCAAGATCGGCACGGAAACGGCCCGGGCCTATGCGCAGCGGCTGGCGATGCCCCGAGACGTCGTCGCACGCGTCGATCGGCGCTGGGACGAGTTGTTCACCGAGAGCGCGGTGTTGAGAGCGCAGGAGGAACCGGCATGA
- a CDS encoding UbiX family flavin prenyltransferase, which produces MTARVVVGVSGASGACLGQAVLEILRAIGAQTHLVISAGAERTIAHELGPDGRRSIEVLATMSHRSDDLGAPIASGSFAVDAMIVAPCSMRTLSSIAHGTGDSLLARAADVTLKERRRLVLLAREAPLHLGHLEAMVAVTRMGAIVSPPVPTFYARMTGLDDMVRQIAARAVASAGLDPGPHLQRWAGMDATTTGAG; this is translated from the coding sequence ATGACCGCCCGCGTCGTCGTCGGCGTGTCGGGGGCGTCAGGCGCATGTCTCGGGCAGGCGGTCCTGGAGATCCTGCGTGCCATCGGGGCGCAGACCCACCTGGTGATCAGCGCCGGCGCCGAGCGGACCATCGCGCATGAACTCGGGCCGGACGGACGCCGGAGCATCGAGGTCCTGGCGACGATGAGCCATCGCTCCGATGACCTCGGCGCTCCGATCGCCAGCGGGTCCTTTGCCGTCGATGCCATGATCGTCGCGCCGTGTTCCATGCGCACGCTGTCGAGCATCGCCCACGGCACCGGCGACAGTCTGCTCGCCCGCGCGGCCGACGTGACGCTGAAGGAGCGACGCCGGCTGGTGCTGCTTGCCCGCGAGGCGCCGCTGCACCTCGGTCATCTGGAAGCGATGGTCGCGGTCACGCGGATGGGGGCGATCGTGTCGCCGCCGGTACCGACGTTCTATGCGCGGATGACCGGTCTCGACGACATGGTGCGCCAGATCGCGGCCCGCGCGGTCGCCTCCGCCGGCCTCGACCCCGGACCGCACCTGCAGCGCTGGGCCGGCATGGACGCTACGACGACCGGCGCCGGCTAG